The window CTGCTGATTGCCATGGGGTGGAGTATGGCTTGTGCTCAGCAGAGCGGTATTCCGACGGTGTCGCCAGAGGAGGTTTTCCGGCGATTGAAGGATACTAGCATCGTCGTGCTAGATGTGCGGACACCTGCGGAGTTCGCTGAGGGACATATCCCAGGGGCACGGCTGATTCCCGTGCAGGAGTTGGAGCAGCGGCTGCGGGAGCTAGAACCCGTGCGGAACAAGACTGTGATCGCTTATTGCCGGAGTGGGGGACGGAGTGCTTACGCTACACAGCTCCTCCAACGCCACGGCTTCAAGGTCTTCAGCATGCGCGGTGGTATCTTAGAGTGGCAGCGCCAGAAGTATCCGACTGCTACGCCGCAGTCGCCTCCTCGGCGGATTCAGTAATGGGATGTCCTGCCGCTGGTGCTGGTGCTTACTGCTGGTCGCCGGGACCGGAGCTTTCGCTCAGCAAGTCCTAAGAGTCATTACCCCAGA is drawn from Candidatus Kapaibacterium sp. and contains these coding sequences:
- a CDS encoding rhodanese-like domain-containing protein, translated to MMMWSLLLIAMGWSMACAQQSGIPTVSPEEVFRRLKDTSIVVLDVRTPAEFAEGHIPGARLIPVQELEQRLRELEPVRNKTVIAYCRSGGRSAYATQLLQRHGFKVFSMRGGILEWQRQKYPTATPQSPPRRIQ